Proteins encoded by one window of Kwoniella dendrophila CBS 6074 chromosome 9, complete sequence:
- a CDS encoding 40S ribosomal protein S0, with protein MSADKLPKSLQATEEDIQLLLAAQAHLGTKNCDKTMEPYVWKRRADGIHVLNAGKTWEKLVLAARVLATIDNPNDICVISARPYGHRAVLKFGAFTGAQAIAGRFTPGSFTNYITRSFKEPRVIVVTDPRVDHQAIREAAYVNIPVIAFCDTDASLKFVDIAIPGNNKSRHSVGLLWYLLCREVLRLKGQVPRGPTGPSGWETLPDLFFYRDPEEIEREAAEKAAAQADAEGGDADAAASAAATGVAQEWDAGNAADAVLAAQPTEQALDWSAEPTSGDWTAEPATDAQGGW; from the exons atgtctGCCGATAAACTCCCTAAATCCCTTCAAGCTACCGAAGAGGACATTCAACTCCTCTTAGCTGCTCAAGCTCATCTCGGTACAAAGAACTGTGATAAAACTATGGAACCATACGTCTGGAAAAGACGAGCTGATG GTATCCACGTTTTAAACGCTGGTAAAACTTGGGAAAAACTCGTTTTAGCTGCTAGAGTTTTAGCTACCATTGATAACCCAAATGATATCTGTGTTATCTCAGCTAGACCTTACGGTCACAGAGCTGTTCTTAAATTCGGTGCTTTCACTGGTGCTCAAGCTATTGCTGGTAGATTCACTCCAGGTTCATTCACCAACTATATCACTAGATCATTCAAAGAACCTAGAGTTATCGTTGTTACCGACCCAAGAGTTGATCACCAAGCTATTAGAGAAGCTGCTTACGTTAACATCCC AGTTATCGCTTTCTGTGATACCGATGCTTCCCTCAAATTCGTTGATATTGCCATTCCAGGtaacaacaaatcaagacACTCTGTCGGTTTACTTTGGTACTTACTCTGTAGAGAAGTTCTTAGATTAAAAGGACAAGTTCCAAGAGGTCCAACCGGTCCATCAGGTTGGGAAACCTTACCAGATTTATTCTTCTACAGAGATCCAGaggaaattgaaagagaagcCGCAGAAAAAGCTGCCGCTcaagctgatgctgaaggtggtgatgcTGATGCCGCTGCTTCAGCCGCTGCTACCGGTGTTGCCCAAGAATGGGATGCTGGAAACGCTGCTGATGCCGTTCTTGCTGCTCAACCAACCGAACAAG CTCTCGACTGGTCAGCTGAACCAACCTCAGGTGATTGGACCGCTGAACCTGCTACCGATGCTCAAGGTGGTTGGTAA